One window from the genome of Leishmania mexicana MHOM/GT/2001/U1103 complete genome, chromosome 18 encodes:
- a CDS encoding putative DNA-directed RNA polymerases II — MPAIGQEKLELHKCFRILQTSAEMMSDRKYKVAQHVVPGSLGEFIERYVEEVEVTEDGGAAVGGGPTDAPPRRKQVIRRDKMTLACEREVGEGNTLKAVVYFCPPNHLSSEVVKKIAEDALNEGYQRVVFVTPSKPNPIVRKTMDTYNRSEQDLRFELFEEDELSVNITHHELVPKHTPLSEEELKDVLHAHALELHQLPRILSTDPVARYYGLKRGQVVRIERKSMSAGLYVTYRQVV; from the coding sequence ATGCCAGCCATCGGACAAGAGAAGCTAGAGCTCCACAAGTGCTTCCGCATTCTGCAGACGTCAGCGGAGATGATGTCGGACCGAAAGTACAAGGTGGCGCAGCATGTGGTTCCTGGCTCCCTCGGCGAGTTCATCGAACGTTacgtcgaggaggtggaggtgacggaggacggcggcgcggcggtcgGCGGTGGCCCTACCGATGCCCCGCCCCGTCGCAAGCAGGTGATTCGGCGGGATAAGATGACCCTGGCATGTGAGCGTGAGGTGGGCGAGGGTAACACGCTCAAGGCGGTCGTATACTTCTGCCCACCAAACCACCTCTCGTCGGAGGTGGTGAAGAAGATCGCCGAGGATGCGCTTAATGAAGGCTATCAGCGGGTGGTGTTCGTGACCCCATCGAAGCCGAACCCAATCGTGCGCAAAACGATGGACACGTACAACCGTAGTGAGCAGGATCTGCGCTTCGAGCTGTTCGAGGAGGATGAGCTCTCTGTGAACATCACCCATCACGAGCTAGTACCGAAGCACACGCCGctgtcggaggaggagcttaAGGACGTGCTGCACGCTCATGCGCTGGAGCTGCATCAGCTGCCCCGCATCCTGTCCACCGACCCTGTAGCTCGCTACTACGGACTGAAGCGTGGCCAGGTAGTCCGCATTGAGCGTAAGAGCATGTCAGCGGGCCTCTACGTAACCTACCGGCAAGTCGTGTGA
- a CDS encoding putative DNA-directed RNA polymerase II, which produces MSSIEELKVVRLFRALNTMIQLCHDRGYVIRHPSAIAEAVQNPELYDNEEGLDHDWFLRHFVISPDRAARSTRSKKNGDGGSSSSPRREAKNEEDGGDADKPGEYDVAVDEDEVLRRAANGEWVCMRNAMRLTCSVDPRRATLASSVVTRAPTNKTPSSAPTVKAEPKDDDGDVPYAVAASAVDAKSKEKAAKNALMIFFSGSPKLSVKEVHSFREKALKKKASSMIIVANKIDPGVRMDVQELSGRMDEATGAELLSIQVFEEEALAFNVVRHETVPGHVALTPAEAEAFLAERKLNVAQLPRMQESDPLVQYLGLQRGSIVHITREGKQSGPYSMYRHVI; this is translated from the coding sequence ATGTCGTCCATTGAAGAGCTCAAGGTTGTGCGGCTGTTTCGCGCACTCAACACGATGATTCAACTCTGCCACGACCGTGGCTACGTCATTCGACACCCGTCGGCGATcgccgaggcggtgcagaACCCCGAGCTGTACGACAACGAAGAGGGGCTCGATCATGACTGGTTCTTGCGGCACTTCGTCATCTCGCCTGaccgcgcggcgcgcagcacacgctCGAAGAAAAAcggtgatggcggcagcagtagcagccCCAGACGTGAAGCAAAGAACGAGGAAGATGGAGGCGACGCTGACAAGCCGGGCGAGTATGATGTGGCAGTGGACGAGGATGAGGTGCTTCGCCGTGCAGCCAACGGAGAGtgggtgtgcatgcgcaACGCCATGCGGCTGACGTGCTCCGTAGACCCACGCCGCGCAACGCTGGCGTCGAGTGTCGTCACGCGGGCACCAACAAACAAGACGCCATCCTCTGCGCCTACCGTGAAGGCGGAGCCgaaggacgacgacggcgatgtgCCGTATGCTGTGGCAGCATCTGCGGTGGACGCAAAgtcgaaggagaaggcggccaAGAATGCCCTCATGATCTTCTTCTCGGGCTCACCGAAGCTGAGCGTAAAGGAGGTGCATTCGTTCCGCGAGAAGGCGCTCAAGAAGAAGGCGTCATCGATGATCATCGTGGCGAACAAGATCGACCCCGGTGTGCGCATGGATGTGCAGGAGCTCAGTGGTCGAATGGATGAGGCCACAGGAGCGGAGCTGCTCTCCATCCAAGTgttcgaggaggaggcgttgGCATTCAACGTCGTGCGCCACGAAACGGTACCGGGCCACGTCGCCCTCACGCCCGCCGAGGCCGAGGCGTTTCTGGCGGAGCGGAAGCTAAACGTTGCCCAGCTGCCCCGCATGCAAGAGAGTGACCCTCTGGTCCAGTACCTTggcctgcagcgcggcagcatCGTCCACATCACACGCGAAGGGAAGCAGAGCGGCCCGTACAGCATGTACCGGCACGTGATTTGA
- a CDS encoding periodic tryptophan protein 2-like protein produces the protein MQTVFQLAAVHGMLYTGGNVVFSPDGTQLYSPVNNYLSSIHLQQAGHLSLMCSNSSITCFDLSPDGDLAFVVGQRGLGFFYSIPARVVLDTLSFPPNCATPCVRFSPCGKYVAVALEATLQVYTAPAKRVVSFHACHRIEQLHTVLTRPITNLDWTTDSEHILVCGQDARMKIVPRQGKLQQKGMALQQNSLIGHRSAVVGAWFTNVDNTEVVSVAADNVVVMWHRAAVTRREILQAIAAAKLEARVGEQEDSDKAEGGDVEVEDSPSPKSFLERKRLEQLRLDGVRVSAADDTYLPPTLRYAFEIKDKFMLSHKGSVSVTAFHKPRGLLAIGYSSGTFAIHTLPETKGGELTLVHLLSISAQALTAAAFAPRGDWVAFGSAHLKQLLVWDWKAEAYVLKEQAHYYDIACAAITADSTNIISGGEDGKVKVWKVASGQCFATFTEHTGPISGISTSASTNAFFTSSLDGTARGYDLMRYRQFRVFSPPEQTQLSCIAVDPSGEVLAVGSSQVNKIFVFAVQTGRIIDVLQGHEAPITCVAFHPSGTTLTSGSMDHNLIFWDLFNQNDSGERLKGDGEVLDIGTEVLCVTYSSSGRRLAVLTAKQEISVYETTIANDPQLIKTFLTTFDAAGGWRKEVGPNSANYNTHFTRISFSPEGEKLIAGGDSKWLVLYHATQGYVLKKWPITHNLDVQGAEEQYQWRNASEAGFLGDIDVGEDDIHLSRRKLLEMPGSRHRHFATGKRKTELTARAMDVVFAATGSEFIAATTDGLLLFSTRVARPRFQPLQLNLRVTTEEVRQQLANGQPVLALIGALNLGDATLGVECLRRMPRNSIPVAVTAVPSSLFPQLMQWVSEEVEHCRGLEHALLWAQSLLLHSNEAFGGVGPQQTARVLPALKVLQRSLFQHRLLTELSRENYFSVKYLADAARMNSSKLEPIAEDATE, from the coding sequence ATGCAGACCGTCTTTCAACTCGCTGCCGTGCATGGCATGCTATACACGGGCGGCAACGTCGTCTTTTCGCCCGACGGCACGCAGCTCTACTCTCCTGTGAACAACTACCTGTCGTCGATCCATCTCCAGCAGGCAGGCCACCTCTCGCTCATGTGTAGCAACAGCTCCATTACCTGCTTCGACCTCTCCCCCGATGGCGACCTTGCCTTTGTGGTTGGACAGCGCGGCCTCGGCTTCTTCTACTCCATCCCTGCCCGCGTCGTGCTCGACacgctctccttccctccgAACTGCGCCACCCCGTGCGTGCGATTTAGCCCGTGTGGCAAGTACGTCGCAGTGGCGTTGGAGGCCACGCTGCAGGTGTACACAGCGCCGGCGAAGCGCGTCGTCAGTTTCCATGCCTGCCACCGCATCGAGCAGCTTCACACCGTCCTTACACGGCCCATTACGAACCTCGACTGGACGACGGATAGCGAGCACATCCTGGTGTGTGGCCAGGATGCACGGATGAAGATCGTGCCACGGCAAGGCAAACTGCAGCAGAAAGGTATGGCACTCCAGCAGAACTCGCTCATCGgtcaccgcagcgccgttgTTGGGGCCTGGTTCACGAACGTGGACAACACCGAGGTGGTGAGTGTGGCGGCCGACAACGTGGTGGTGATGTGGCACCGCGCGGCCGTTACACGTAGGGAGATACTGCAGGCGATCGCAGCTGCCAAGCTGGAGGCCCGAGTGGGCGAGCAGGAGGACAGCGACAAGGCCGAGGGCGGTGACGTCGAGGTCGAGGACTCCCCGTCTCCGAAGAGCTTCCTCGAGCGCAAGcggctggagcagctgcgcctcgacGGCGTACGTGTTTCGGCCGCCGATGACACGTACCTACCCCCGACTCTGCGCTATGCCTTCGAGATCAAGGACAAGTTCATGCTATCGCACAAGGGCAGCGTCAGCGTCACGGCGTTCCACAAGCCGCGCGGGCTGCTTGCGATTGGGTACAGCAGCGGTACCTTTGCCATTCACACGTTGCCAGAGACGAAGGGCGGAGAGTTGACCCTAGTGCATCTCCTCTCGATATCTGCCCAGGCgttgacggcggcggccttcgCGCCACGTGGGGACTGGGTTGCATTCGGCAGTGCCCACCTCAAGCAGCTGCTCGTGTGGGACTGGAAAGCCGAGGCGTACGTGCTCAAGGAGCAGGCGCACTACTACGACATCGCCTGCGCTGCCATCACGGCGGATAGCACCAATATCATCTCcggcggcgaggatggcAAAGTGAAGGTGTGGAAGGTAGCATCCGGGCAGTGCTTCGCAACCTTCACCGAGCACACAGGGCCCATCAGCGGCATCAGCACGAGTGCGAGCACGAACGCCTTCTTCACCAGCAGCCTGGACGGCACGGCGCGCGGCTACGACCTCATGCGCTACCGCCAGTTTCGCGTTTTCAGCCCGCCAGAGCAGACACAGCTTTCGTGCATCGCCGTCGACCCGTCCGGTGAAGTGCTGGccgtcggcagcagccaagTCAACAAGATCTTTGTGTTTGCTGTGCAGACGGGGCGCATCATTGACGTCTTGCAAGGGCACGAGGCGCCCATCACGTGCGTGGCGTTTCACCCCTCCGGCACGACCCTCACCTCCGGCAGCATGGACCACAACCTCATCTTTTGGGACCTCTTCAACCAgaacgacagcggcgagCGGCTCaagggcgacggcgaggtgcTGGACATCGGCACCGAAGTGCTGTGCGTCAcctacagcagcagcgggcgccGGCTCGCCGTGCTGACGGCGAAGCAGGAGATCTCCGTGTACGAGACAACCATCGCCAACGACCCGCAGCTGATCAAGACGTTTCTCACGACCTTTGACGCGGCCGGCGGCTGGCGCAAGGAGGTGGGGCCGAACAGTGCCAACTACAACACCCACTTCACGCGCATCAGCTTCTCCCCTGAGGGCGAGAAGCTGATCGCGGGCGGCGACTCCAAGTGGCTGGTGCTCTACCACGCGACGCAGGGCTACGTGCTCAAGAAGTGGCCCATCACGCACAACCTCGACGTGCAGGGTGCGGAGGAGCAGTATCAGTGGCGCAACGCCAGCGAGGCGGGCTTTCTCGGCGACATCGACGTGGGCGAAGACGACATCCACCTGTCGCGGCGCAAGCTGCTCGAGATGCCAGgtagccgccaccgccacttcGCGACCGGCAAGCGCAAGACGGAGCTGACGGCGCGGGCGATGGATGTGGTGTTCGCAGCGACGGGCTCCGAGTTCATTGCCGCGACAACGGACGGCCTGTTGCTCTTCTCAACGCGTGTGGCGCGTCCGCGCTTTCAGCCTCTGCAGCTGAACTTGCGCGTAACCaccgaggaggtgcgccagCAACTCGCGAACGGCcagccggtgctggcgctcaTCGGCGCCTTGAACCTTGGAGATGCGACGCTTGGCGTGGAGTGCCTACGCCGGATGCCACGCAACTCGATCCCGGTTGCTGTCACGGCCGTCccctcgtctctctttccaCAGCTCATGCAGTGGgtgagcgaggaggtggagcacTGCCGTGGTCTCGAGCATGCCCTGCTGTGGGCGCAGTCCCTCCTGCTCCACTCCAACGAGGCGTTCGGCGGGGTAGGGCCGCAGCAGACCGCGCGGGTGTTGCCAGCGCTCAAGGTACTTCAGCGCAGCCTTTttcagcaccgcctgctTACGGAGCTCTCCCGCGAGAACTACTTCTCCGTCAAATACctcgccgacgcggcgcgcaTGAACTCGTCCAAGCTGGAGCCGATTGCAGAGGACGCAACGGAGTAG